From Schizosaccharomyces pombe strain 972h- genome assembly, chromosome: II, the proteins below share one genomic window:
- the crb2 gene encoding DNA repair protein: MEVNDTSLHKGFGLDINSQRVFGAQAAISRNNYSKVNASINPSPPRSNDNSNKEFSYSKDVNNNGAVEELSLTQLFEVPSQAAFAKQSSQDISDDELIQHDSRKVISSPYSPKQTHTVLKRLYDRQSVISDHEKLLTPQNVSNSSQILSPFTSLLPSTLSTLKDTPLSVSQNEKNLETVGEVLVPETVAQHRTKFYDYTLDEMENETESGQVETTPTRLATSLGSPVLYGRVESTPPAFLPETSEKQYKRKFSFTEPSSEKVDNTETKFSKKTKNINDENFPNPFNVISSYETSASPSTVIDQSSQVSSIFVNKRLRKSVNNQAISRSDSLSLDTPKIDSLFTRASIKPLKPSQSPNSRRSFKNRVLAFFKGYPSFYYPATLVAPVHSAVTSSIMYKVQFDDATMSTVNSNQIKRFFLKKGDVVQSTRLGKIKHTVVKTFRSTNEQLSLIAVDALNNDMVILAHGEIEVTVPISTIYVAPVNIRRFQGRDLSFSTLKDMKFEETSFLPSHDSQRNRSSLKERDSSFVKKNLDSESNQLIFDDCVFAFSGPVHEDAYDRSALETVVQDHGGLVLDTGLRPLFNDPFKSKQKKLRHLKPQKRSKSWNQAFVVSDTFSRKVKYLEALAFNIPCVHPQFIKQCLKMNRVVDFSPYLLASGYSHRLDCTLSQRIEPFDTTDSLYDRLLARKGPLFGKKILFIIPEAKSWQKKIENTEQGQKALAHVYHALALGADVEIRPNVAHLECDLILTMDGNIVDETNCPVVDPEWIVECLISQSDIST, from the coding sequence ATGGAGGTGAATGATACCTCTTTGCATAAAGGATTTGGCCTTGACATAAATTCTCAACGTGTATTTGGAGCACAAGCAGCAATTTCTCGTAACAATTATTCAAAAGTGAATGCTTCAATTAATCCTTCCCCTCCTAGGAGTAATGATAATTCTAATAAGGAGTTTAGTTATTCTAAGGATGTGAATAACAATGGTGCTGTTGAGGAGCTAAGTCTTACGCAGTTGTTTGAAGTACCTAGTCAAGCTGCTTTTGCAAAACAGAGTTCCCAGGACATTTCGGATGATGAACTTATTCAACATGATTCTCGTAAGGTGATATCGTCGCCTTATTCACCCAAGCAGACACATACAGTGTTAAAACGCTTATACGATCGTCAATCAGTTATATCGGACCATGAAAAGCTGTTGACTCCTCAGAATGTATCTAATTCTTCCCAAATTCTTTCCCCATTTACTTCTCTATTACCATCAACTCTTTCAACTTTAAAAGATACACCTTTGTCAGTTTCTCAAAATGAGAAAAACTTAGAAACCGTTGGAGAAGTCCTTGTACCTGAAACCGTAGCTCAACATAGGACAAAGTTTTACGATTACACTTTGGATGAGATGGAAAATGAGACAGAAAGCGGTCAAGTAGAGACTACACCTACTCGACTGGCGACTTCTCTAGGGTCTCCCGTTCTTTATGGTCGAGTAGAGTCCACTCCTCCTGCTTTTTTACCAGAGACATCCgaaaaacaatataaaCGAAAATTTAGCTTTACTGAGCCCTCGTCTGAAAAAGTTGATAATACGGAAAccaagttttcaaaaaaaactaaaaacattaatgATGAAAACTTTCCTAATCCATTTAATGTGATTTCTTCATATGAAACAAGTGCTTCACCGTCGACTGTAATAGATCAGTCTAGTCAAGTGAgctcaatttttgtaaacaaacggCTGAGAAAATCGGTTAATAATCAAGCTATCTCAAGGTCTGACAGCCTAAGCCTGGATACTCCTAAAATTGATAGTTTATTCACTAGGGCTTCTATTAAGCCATTAAAACCTTCCCAATCACCGAATTCAAGAAGGTCTTTTAAAAACCGTGTACtcgctttttttaaaggataTCCCTCTTTTTACTACCCAGCAACTCTTGTCGCACCCGTACATTCAGCCGTAACAAGTTCCATCATGTATAAGGTTCAATTTGATGATGCAACTATGAGCACGGTTAATTCAAATCAAATTaagagattttttttgaaaaaaggaGACGTTGTACAATCCACAAGATTAGGAAAAATCAAGCATACTGTTGTGAAAACATTTCGATCTACTAATGAGCAATTATCCCTTATAGCAGTGGACGCTCTAAACAACGACATGGTTATTTTGGCACACGGAGAAATTGAGGTTACGGTTCCCATTTCTACTATTTATGTTGCTCCTGTGAACATTCGGCGGTTTCAAGGAAGAGACCTCAGTTTTTCTACTTTAAAAGATATGAAGTTTGAGGAAACATCATTTCTTCCTTCACATGATTCTCAGAGAAACCGCTcttctttgaaagaaagGGATTCTTCCTTTGTCAAGAAGAACTTGGATTCAGAAAGTAATCAGCTCATCTTTGACGATTGCGTGTTTGCATTCAGCGGTCCCGTGCATGAGGATGCCTATGACCGAAGTGCATTGGAAACTGTAGTTCAGGATCATGGAGGATTAGTTCTTGATACAGGCTTACGCCCTTTGTTTAATGACCCGtttaaaagcaaacaaaaaaagttacGCCATTTGAAACCTCAAAAGCGAAGTAAATCGTGGAATCAAGCTTTCGTTGTATCTGACACATTTTCTAGAAAGGTTAAATATTTAGAAGCTCTAGCTTTTAATATCCCGTGTGTCCATCCtcaatttattaaacagtgcttaaaaatgaacagagttgttgatttttctcCTTATTTATTGGCATCTGGCTATTCACACCGTCTAGATTGTACACTTTCCCAACGGATAGAACCTTTTGATACCACTGATTCTTTATATGACAGACTTTTGGCAAGGAAGGGTCctttatttggaaaaaagattttatttattataccTGAAGCAAAATCTTGGCagaaaaagattgaaaatACAGAGCAGGGTCAAAAAGCTTTGGCTCATGTCTATCACGCGTTGGCATTGGGTGCTGACGTTGAAATTAGACCAAATGTTGCACATTTGGAGTGTGATTTGATACTTACGATGGATGGAAACATTGTAGATGAAACTAATTGTCCGGTCGTTGATCCTGAATGGATAGTCGAATGTCTTATTAGTCAGTCTGATATTTCTACTTAg
- the rtt109 gene encoding histone lysine acetyltransferase Rtt109 — MPDLWSESILEGRKLSIYHLKSTLEKCPFLFGQSKKSKDFQFGSHLFLVEEQNVFIFGMECIVYEKNKEFIVFVSKADSTGFGSKGVSCNSLAFCCLVTLIDGLRKQGAENVTLTLFAIAQGQYLFPESVDNGQKHVLNDSGLLRWWVNCLEKLRKYYTDSEAPNDSEKQKNSTLLPKAYLFVPGLENIRSYLPNRHWIESNAITTGKAVEELPRFPDDPKCRYLCELQDEKSDMSVEEFWDTLTYRQECSSGKLVGFFTLQLQFYQTREFIAKDNFGDSGVMIPAKLYRVTYDTLLKHPFGSLSDAQSSTEKFLSNTLSAVQNLKDFHYKRYKLDICGLAKRDDRKNHNHSKPATQANILQPRKKVKK; from the coding sequence ATGCCGGATCTTTGGTCAGAAAGTATATTAGAAGGCAGAAAATTGAGTATTTATCATCTTAAAAGTACTTTAGAGAAATGTCCATTTCTATTTGGTCAAAGTAAGAAGTCTAAGGATTTTCAATTTGGGAgtcatctttttttggtagAGGAAcaaaatgtatttatttttggcaTGGAATGCATAGTTTacgaaaaaaacaaagagtTTATAGTATTTGTATCTAAAGCAGATTCTACCGGATTCGGCAGCAAAGGGGTATCTTGTAACTCTCTTGCTTTTTGCTGCTTAGTGACACTTATTGACGGTCTTAGAAAACAAGGAGCCGAAAATGTAACTTTGACTCTGTTTGCGATTGCTCAAGgtcaatatttatttcctGAGTCGGTGGACAATGGACAAAAGCATGTGCTGAATGATTCTGGTTTGTTACGCTGGTGGGTAAATTGTTTGGAAAAACTCAGGAAGTATTATACTGACAGTGAAGCACCAAACGATTCcgaaaagcaaaagaattCCACATTACTTCCTAAggcttatttatttgttccTGGACTTGAAAATATTCGTTCGTACTTACCCAATCGTCATTGGATTGAAAGCAACGCTATAACAACTGGAAAAGCAGTTGAAGAATTACCAAGATTTCCAGATGACCCAAAATGTAGGTATTTATGCGAGCTTCAAGATGAGAAAAGTGACATGTCCGTTGAAGAGTTTTGGGATACGCTGACTTATAGACAAGAGTGCTCCTCAGGTAAACTAGTTGGCTTTTTCACATTACAGCTACAGTTCTATCAAACAAGAGAATTTATTGCTAAAGATAATTTTGGTGATTCTGGTGTAATGATTCCAGCTAAATTATACAGAGTCACTTACGATACTTTATTGAAGCATCCATTTGGCTCTTTATCTGATGCACAGTCGTCAACAGAAAAGTTTCTTAGTAACACACTTTCCGCtgtacaaaatttaaaggattttcattataaGCGCTACAAGCTAGATATATGTGGGTTGGCAAAACGTGATGATCGTAAAAATCACAACCATTCGAAACCTGCTACGCAAGCCAATATTCTACAGCCACgaaaaaaagtgaaaaaataa
- the rpn12 gene encoding 19S proteasome regulatory subunit Rpn12: MSTLDLNHLADLYDRKDWNACKKELLKLKVELAKQNLFVPTSDKEKASFARNVFEYGVLVSIQTCDIESFARYASQVIPFYHDSLVPSSRMGLVTGLNLLYLLSENRIAEFHTALESVPDKSLFERDPYVEWVISLEQNVMEGAFDKVASMIRSCNFPEFSYFMKIVMSMVRNEIATCAEKVYSEIPLSNATSLLYLENTKETEKLAEERGWDIRDGVIYFPKEANALETEDGMLIDEEDELELPPTASKHTISSIRQLLSYTSELEQIV, encoded by the exons ATGAGTACATTAGACTTGAACCATTTAGCAGATCTTTATGACAGAAAGGATTGGAATGCTTGTAAAAAGGAACTTCTGAAACTGAAAGTCGAACTTGCTAAGCAGAACCTCTTCGTCCCTACTAGCGATAAAGAGAAAGCTAGTTTTGCCA GAAATGTATTTGAATACGGTGTACTTGTCTCGATTCAAACTTGTGATATTGAATCGTTTGCAAGGTATGCTAGCCAagtaattcctttttatcATGATTCCCTTGTCCCTTCATCAAGGATGGGACTTGTTACAGGATTAAATTTGTTGTATCTATTATCTGAAAATCGTATCGCTGAATTTCACACAGCCTTGGAATCCGTTCCTGACAAATCGTTATTTGAAAGAGATCCGTACGTAGAATGGGTTATTTCTCTAGAACAAAATGTAATGGAAGGTGCATTTGATAAGGTAGCATCCATGATTCGATCCTGTAACTTTCCTGAGTTTAGttattttatgaaaattgTTATGAGTATGGTTCGAAACGAAATTGCGACTTGTGCCGAGAAAGTGTATTCAGAAATCCCCTTATCTAATGCAACAAGTTTGCTGTACCTGGAAAACACTAAGGAAACCGAAAAACTTGCTGAAGAACGAGGCTGGGATATTAGAGACGGTGTAATATACTTTCCCAAAGAGGCCAATGCTTTGGAGACGGAGGATGGTATGCTTATTGATGAGGAAGACGAATTGGAGCTTCCTCCCACTGCTAGCAAGCACACAATTTCGAGTATTCGTCAATTACTGAGTTACACCTCAGAATTAGAGCAGATTGTTTAA
- the rbk1 gene encoding ribokinase → MINIVVLGSMNTDLVMRTKICPSGGETIHGEPDGFSTGNGGKGANQAVAVARLSNPADTKVSMLGCVGDDAFGVEMLSGLKKDGVNVDNVKKIENKSTGVAMIIVEETGENRILLSEGANGNVDTAFVKAMEQRISTCNLLIMQLEIPLEAVEIALQIAHKHGVDVLMNPAPAIPLSHDMISYCAYLVPNEHEAAILLNQADSPATLENVDAYASKLLSFGVRKAVIITLGSQGAYYKSANGESALVSACKVKAVDTTAAGDTFIGAFSNSIAHGQPLKDSLEFAAKCSAITVQRKGAASSIPSLLEVDGSFNLKKNT, encoded by the coding sequence TGGCTTCAGTACAGGAAATGGTGGGAAAGGAGCTAATCAAGCTGTAGCTGTTGCTAGGCTATCAAATCCGGCTGATACGAAAGTATCTATGTTGGGATGCGTAGGTGATGATGCCTTTGGGGTGGAAATGTTGTCCGGATTGAAGAAAGACGGCGTAAATGTAGATAATGTCAAAAAGATTGAAAACAAGTCCACAGGTGTTGCCATGATTATTGTCGAAGAAACGGGAGAAAACAGAATTTTGCTTTCTGAGGGTGCGAACGGTAATGTTGATACTGCGTTTGTGAAGGCCATGGAGCAAAGAATATCAACATGTAATCTTCTAATTATGCAATTAGAAATTCCTTTAGAAGCAGTGGAAATTGCATTGCAGATCGCTCACAAACATGGTGTCGATGTTTTGATGAATCCAGCACCAGCGATTCCGCTTAGTCATGACATGATATCTTATTGTGCCTATCTTGTACCTAACGAACATGAAGCTGCCATTCTCTTAAATCAAGCAGACTCACCTGCTACGTTGGAAAATGTGGATGCATATGCTTCTAAGTTACTAAGCTTCGGTGTCCGTAAAGCCGTAATTATAACCCTTGGTAGCCAAGGTGCTTACTATAAGTCTGCGAACGGAGAATCTGCTTTGGTCTCAGCATGCAAAGTGAAAGCCGTTGACACGACTGCCGCTGGCGATACCTTCATTGGTGCCTTTTCTAATTCAATTGCACACGGACAGCCACTTAAGGACTCACTGGAATTTGCTGCTAAATGTAGTGCTATTACTGTACAGAGAAAGGGAGCTGCAAGTTCTATTCCTTCCTTACTTGAAGTCGATGGTTCCTTTAAcctaaaaaagaatacatAG